The following proteins come from a genomic window of Gossypium raimondii isolate GPD5lz chromosome 5, ASM2569854v1, whole genome shotgun sequence:
- the LOC105769489 gene encoding reticulon-like protein B22 — MMEGEGRSEAGKAFGLLICGTLVYYHCAYRNSTILSLFSDVLIVLLCSLAILGLLFRQMNISVPVDPLEWQISQDAANSIFAWLANTVGAAESVLRVAATGHDKRLFFGVVVCLYMLSAIGRLVSGATVAYAGLCLFCLYMLAENSQSIRTCVPQLQRQRNGTSVEDNNM; from the exons ATGATGGAAGGCGAAGGAAGGAGCGAAGCCGGCAAAGCATTTGGATTGCTGATATGTGGTACGTTGGTGTACTACCATTGTGCTTACCGCAATTCTACCATCCTCTCTCTCTTCTCCGATGTCTTAATCGTTCTCCTTTGCTCTCTTGCTATTCTCGGCCTCCTCTTTCGTCAAATGAACATCTC GGTACCAGTGGATCCACTTGAGTGGCAGATCTCACAGGATGCCGCTAATAGCATTTTTGCATGGTTAGCTAATACTGTGGGGGCTGCTGAGTCAGTTCTAAGAGTTGCAGCAACTGGACACGACAAAAGGCTATTTTTTGGG GTTGTTGTTTGTCTTTACATGCTGTCAGCCATTGGACGATTGGTCTCTGGCGCTACAGTTGCTTATGCAG GATTATGCTTGTTCTGCCTTTACATGCTTGCTGAGAACTCACAGTCAATCAGAACATGCGTTCCTCAGTTACAGAGGCAAAGAAATGGCACCAGTGTCGAAGACAATAATATGTAA